The sequence aaatattaaaaaatctaatttaaagATGCAATTTTAGATGTAGCACGAAGTATTTCTCATGGATTATCCTTGCAAAAGGCACTTGAAGCATATGATGATATTAATCCAGGTAAGGCAATAGCTCAAGATTGACTGGATAAATCAGGCCAGATAAATGATCACCAATataaaatcaaccaaaaaaaaaacttggtagATCGACTGAATAAAAGTAATGAAGCTGTGAACATAATCAGTAAGGGATAGACAAATGAGTATATTGCAcacaaatattaaatacaaTGTAAAGCATCTTATACCTGTCGATTTAGATCTCTGGCCTTGTCTGCATAGATGCGAGATTCAGATGTCAACCTACTTGACATTTCACTAACCTCTGCCAAACAGAgcaaaaaaattcaaccaaatAGTATATACTAGGGACAAAGTTCAAGACCAGAGATTCAGATGCCAACCTACTAAGTATTTCACTACATGTTTGAGATCATTATGTGCTACCAAAAAGTGTATATCAATAAACCAATGTATGCTCGACATTAATATAAACATCAGTGGATAGTAGTGTAAGGTTAAAAAATCTTCTACAGTCATACTGAACCCATCAAGAATTGACTTGGGTTTTCGAGGAAGAGTCACCTTTATTTTTTAGATGAGAAGCATATACAATACTCCTAGTTCATGTAGTCATAATCTGTGCCATTCACATTTACTTGTTAAGGCAGATCATGGTATTCCAGGTTTACTGCATTCATTCTGGAAGACACATGGGATGTTCAAGGATCTAAACCAGATCACTTATGACAGGCATTTTAGTATGCATAAGGCCATAATCAAATTGTTAGACGGTTTGCAGCtgattttaaaatagttaaaccAAAGGGATCAGTTCATTAAGACACATAAGATGTGGATTCAGGCAACTTAAATCTTGAAGAATTGATTTTCATTTACTTTAAAAGTAATTGGAGGCAAACAGGGTGATTCAAGTCAAATGAGTCATGTAAAGTCCTACACCTCATCTCCTTGTGATTAATTGGTACTGGTGTGTCTATTTCAGGTCATATTCCCATCCAACTTTGAGAGGTCATCAACCGGAGATGGACGTCAGTATCATTTTTCAATTTACTTAGTTTAATTGTTAAAGTAGTAAGACCCCAACAAGCTTAGGCCTATGTAAGAAGTACAGAAAAGTATAACTATTAAAATGCAAACACAAAAGGAGAGTACTGAACGAATGATTGAACCTAAAAGAAACCTTTCTTCTCCTGTCATGGCTTCAGAATTTATCTGACTCCAATCAGATCGTGGATTTAGAGGTACGTAGGCAACTCAATCCAGTGGTGTAAGAACACAATACATCTTTCAAGATAAAACCAATGAAACCAGTACAGTTTTCTGTTTAATCTTTAAccactttaaattatattaacaaCATATCATAACGGACTGACAACttatgaaagaaagagaaagaggaaagCTCATGTTATCGGCTTTGATTCATCAGATTGAGAAAAGCCAAGTCCGCGAACAAATATGATGAGGCTGGGGCTACCTTATATAGTCAGGATATTCTTTGACATAAGCAGTTGAACCCTTTTAAGCCAATGCACCAATATTTCTCTGCCAACCATTTCCTCAATTTAGGAAAAAGAGAACTGGCAGGAAAGAAACTAGTGTCTTTATATAGTCTTCATCCAAGATTGCTTGTAGGTTGCATCTTAATTTTAGACTCGTTCTTCACTTTCAAACTACTTACACAATAATGAATGCCATGCATATTAATTATCATGTTCAAACTAGATTATAGTCTTTGCATGTAGGCATCTTTATACCTTCTCCCTGCATCCCTAGGCTCACTTTTCCAACCAATACTATATATACCCACTTCAATATTCCTTTGCCCCAAAGTGCCCCAGGAAATGTCAATAACATGCCACAAACTCTTTAAAAGTCACTTATCAACAATTAACCTAATAGGATGTACCCTAATTTCTATTGTTCATGCATGGTATTTAatgttcaaatatttaattagaaatttaatacTTTTCTCTCTAGAATATTCTGAGATATTTGTTGATTACAACCACAGGTTGCTGAAATTCAATGTTAGCACTTTCAATGGTTGACATTTCACTTACATTGTGCATATCAACATTTCAACTTGCTTATAGAGTAAGTTTATCGCACAATCAGATAGactataattattttgaagaagCGCAAGACCTTAGAAACTTTTCATTAATGAAAGAAACTTAAGGGTGCTTTTATGAGGCCATGAGGACTAGAAAATGCATATCACCTTTGGAGGCTTGTCTTTATGGAAATTACGGCAACAAAGTCCTAATAACTTAATATGTGTCCACGCATAAcgattgaaaatatgaaactTTGAACAGATCATCATGAAATGTTTTTCTTCATATGTCTCATTTATATTATGGCCTCATGTTATGATCAACAATCTTAGAATCAAAGTCCCACTCTAtgaatcattaattaaaaaaaaaagttcaggCAATGGAAAATAAGGAAGTATAAATATTAGTGTGGACTTACGATCTAACTTTTCACCAACACCAAGAACCTCCTGCACATTGCGGGTCATTATTTGGTGAACTTCATAGAGTTCATCATTCAGCTTTGCTAGGTTCCTCTGGGTGTGAGTATCCAAGTACAGCTTCTTTGTCTTCTGTATGAATGTATCTACCAcagcaaaaatacaaaatttctaaaaatcacCAGAAAATTATATGACCAAAATCTAAATGTCAAATAAAAGTAACCCTGCTTCCAATTACAACATACCAAATTTGATAAAAGCATATGGCCTTGCAGCAGTTTCAATTTGACTTCCATTGACCCTCTCAAACTCACTTTTAAGGTCTTCCAAATATTGAAACGCAAGCTTCTTGGGATAGGAACGGTCACACATTGTCAAATAACAAACACGGTTCTCAATGATATAACTATAAACTTGAGTCAAGGGCAACAGTGAACTACTAGCAATATGATGCCAAACAGTTTGGATGcataaaacagagaaaaaataaatacagaGAACAAAAgaattatttctatatttactCAAACTACTATATAATACAGCAACAATTAGTGCACATTGCAAACAAAAAAGGTTAAATTACTATCTATATGGTTATAATTGTGCATATAGTCATCCTACGAACTGGGCGAGTAGGATCAGAACCTTCAGCTCAAAATGTCCCTTCTTCAAAAATTGGTAAGCACAAGAAAATTACTCCCCAGAGTTATTTGAGATTAGATAAAGGAGGTTATGGTTTTAATCCACTTTTTCTTTGAAAACAAACTTTACTACTTCTACATATTTACCAATCTTGAGGTGTAATCTAAcatcaacaaatgaaaataaaactaaagcAATGGGAATGTCACATAAATTGCTTAGAAAAAGAATACGCCAGCTGATGATTATTATTAgtctaaaaacatatatatttaacattCAACAGTATGGTACTTCTATGATGGActgaattcattttttttttgcagcaTTAATCAATCTAGCTTAAATGGAACCTAATTTCAGATAATACGTGTACTAATAAGAAGTATATCATAGGATACTGGAACAAGTAAGGACCAGTCTCAAGTGACATTCTAGAAGCTTCATTATGCCCTTTGGACAAATTCTTGAATAGTAGCTTTGCCTGTTGCTTATAGAATTCAGAATCCTTTTGATCACGACCATCATCCAATCCTTCAGCTAATGGAAGACCATCAGTCACACGTGCTATCATCGTTAGCTTCACCATTTTGCACAACCACTAGCAACCACTGAGACAATTACACAGAAGTGTCACAAATCTTTGTGAATCACAATGACGAACTTGAGACCATGTATATCAATGAGCATCTTTTAATTTCAGCATTTTGACTTGGAAATCCATCAAAACTAGTCCTTAATTCCAGCATTCAGCTTAAAaaacagaaattaaaaaaaataaatcgaAACACATATATTTGTTCACAAGATTCAATTTTCCCCCAAATGCCAAGATTAACGCAAATGAAACGATCCATCACGAAAACAAAGTTAACAAACTACCTCCAAATCCTAATTTCATAACTAATAAATCCCATTCTGGCCTCAAATTCAGACAAAAAAacctaaatacaaaaaacaaacCCTAGAACGATTCCAACACGGAGAGATTTAAGATTTACATCATAACGTAGCAAAATAGATCCATAAATTGATTGTTCTCGACGCATGGGAATcaaagaaaaccctaatcagTGACCAGATCGAAATGAATCTTTGCGGATATCGACGCTCACCTGAGATTTTCGCGACGGAGGAGCTCGCGAGCGACGATCATGCAATCGAagatggaaaaagaaagaaaaattcataattagAAGAAAATTTAGGAATATTTATAGAAACCCATTTTTGTATGGACAccctctaaatttttaaatttataacacTGTAGAGAATTacataattttctaattatatagACTTCTTCATAAATTTTACAGCagaggatttgatttttttaatttttattttatttgatgtatATTTTTTCATGTGCCAAtgcatcttttttaaaaataaatattataataattagaggttataaaataagttaagaaataataaattaaaggggCAACGTCAAAGTTTCCAAGTTTTAAGGAGTTATCTAGTACTTATCTATGCAACACCTTcttgtttataaaattatcatttttataaatattaatgtacgattttaatttttatataattcttcGTACTCAATATTGAAACATATTTATTTGTACAGGATTTGTATTGGAGGCATCTTTTAAAACATTCTTAgatttcaaatacaaaaatgcCCCATAATACCATTGGATATAAGTCTAAATAACTACCATCATCCTATGCCTACTACCAAAAATAGtgtcaaatattaatttaatttattgttattgttgttgttgtatttttttatagtattaatttatttgtaatatgttatcattattatttgtttataatattctcaacatttttcttatatatatagataaagttTTAAAgtcaagggtaaaatggacatttCACCATCCGGATTGGGCATTCCTCAACCAATTGGGGTGAATGCCAATCAACCCTCTCCCCTCATCTCATTCCTCATAGATTCCTCCCACATTCCCAAGCttgccaaccaaacaaagcattgggcccattcccaatccaagccttgcaaacaaacaacccCTAATAACTACCATCATCCTATGTCTACTACCAAAAATAGTGtcaaatattaattatgtaTAATAAACAACAGTTTTTGACAAAGTCGACAAAGCGACAAGCGGTACGAGATGCACGATGCTGAAGACTCGAGAATAATCGCCATGCACCCGGGAGGGAGCACGATGAAATCTCACGGAACTCCCCGAGATGACCTCCCCGAGAATAATCCCCCTGCCATGCAACCCTGGAGGGGAGAACGAGATGAAATCCTCACACAGAACTCCCACAGGAGACCCTAAATATAAATTGTAAGCTGAGAGGTtcgaactcgagacctctcaCTTACAACCATGGGTAGTTACCATTGGACTAGCCCAAAGGTTCCTAACAATagttattttgtataattttttttttgtataaactGTTATATCATcatcaaacatttttttagaGAACAGTAATTCTAAAAACATACTTAGTTGATAAcccttaatattaatatatctaactaaaattttatgaatatatcAGTATAGTTTCAAAGTTTtacatgagtatatatatatatatatatatattaataaaaactcttaataaaagaaaatttaacttTTGTGCCATCTAGTTTGTTATAGATTTACGataaatccattaaaaaaaagtcaattttGTCAATTGAAATATAAACtccaaaaattttataatgtgcagatattttcccttttttgtcataatttttgaaaatgataaatataaattattaattttattcaaCTACGTAATTTAAAcatgtgaattattttaattaaaaaatttatgcgcatctttgaatttataataactttgtCTTTATTTGGATAATGCCATTAGCAAACttagtaaataaaattatttatgtaaaatagcGCATTATAATTAATCCAGATGTATATGTTAGATTccacaaaaatgaaatttcaacaAAGGGCAAAACACATGTCCCTAATGTTTttaataactaaataattcCCAATTTTTAAAGTGTACTTCTTAACCTATTATTATTActgtaaatttaattaattttttataaaattatctttttaccTTCCGAGGTGTACATTAACTAGTGCATGATTGAATGAGGTTGCAGGGAAAAACATGTCAACTTTACTCTACCAAGCTGGAGCTTGTACAAAACTCAGCTAggtcattaatatatatatatatatatatatatatatattgcgaAGGGATAAGTCCATGGGTTAATTAAAAGATGTACGTGAAATTAATGTCTCACATGTcattggtaaaatttgcattGAATTCAAACTTTCGTGaagtaaaatttattttacgtgaaaatcaaatttttaccaTCTCTTATTTCTTTCAAACGACTTAAAATTAGTACTGTTAATCATCTAAACTGAGTAGTTTTGGTAGGTCATTGACAATCATTaagaaaattagaaacaagaagaaaaaaaatttaaaatatcaaaaccaAATATGTAAGTTATATTTgggataaaaaatatttgaatttttttttacttataaacTCTTGAAAATTTATCTAAGTAAACATTCACCTCtccataaaaatcaaatataatatgTATCACtctaatttaaatttgttgGCATATATACTTTTTCACCGCATATGCACtatcaaaatatattataaataatataaatattaatttttataataaacaaatagaattttattttttatctatgaGTATTGAAAAAcctgatttaaaattttttagagatgcatatgtaaaagaaaatatcattataaataaaatttttagaatataAATGTAATGAATGAAATaagtttaatttaaaaccaaaaaatttataGCCCGCATTGGCTTGGGAGTTGATGTAGGGATTTAAGAGTTTAAGGGCCTATTTGGGTACCACTaccattcctatggaatttagtattatgtaggaaaatataataaatggtGTTTGGATACAATTTTGACAGTATAAAATTAGTATAGAATCTTAGGATTCCATACTAATTTGTTAAAGAGGTGaccccaaaatatttttttccctccatatTTCGGGCAAAGCGTTGATTGGGAAAACTTCCTCCTCCGCTCCGGCCTTCTCATCCAGAGCATAAAGACAAGTGGAGTATAATCTGCGTTGAGTGCCGATCTCGACGACCTCGACGAGAATCTGAATCCCATCCTCCTCCACCGCCACCGCCCGGCCTACCTCCTCCGTCGCCACTCGGCCGAGCATGCACCCAGCCTTGTCCACTATCCCCCCTTATGTCTCCGTCATCATCTCCAAGAACGGCCTCATGATCCCCGTCTCCACTGCCCGGATCTTGTTCTTTTTCATCAAGCACAGTGCGTAGAGCGTCGTTGCTGAGTCCTTCTTCGCCTTGGCCCTGCCAGATTCCAACATGGAGACAAGTGGCGGTATCGCCGGTCTTGAGGGCATCAGAATACGAGAGCCGAAGAAGCGCACAAGCAATATTCTCCCGTGCTGCAGAGGACGCTGATCGGAGAGTTCGGACCAAGGGCTTGATCGTAGGATGTTTTGTCTGCTCAAAGCAAGGATGGTGTAGTTTCAGAGGTCGATTTGGAGAAAGATGTTAATTCAGGAAGCACAAGGCAGCCTTGTATTGTTAAAGATTTTaccattcaaaataaaattgaaggtGTGGTAAGGGAAGTTGATGGAACTAACGTAGATACATAGGTTTATTGCTTGAATGGTTTACTTATGCTCCTGTTGAGGGAGAGAAATGCTTTTAAGTTGTCTCTTCTGATTTATTTACTCAAATCACCAATTGCTAGAGTGATCCATAAAACATGTTATTCGACAAGATGCGTTTGTTCCTGATCATAGGTTTAAGTGTTTCACATATTTCCTCTTGTTATTGATCTAAGGGCTTGCTTGGGGTGAAAGATTGTGGAGGGTTGGGAAGGGTTTTGGAGGTAAGGGTTGTTTGAACCCTTGCTTGGGGTGAGGGGTTGGGGATAAAGTAAAGGTTTTGGAGGTAAATGGAGGGGTGAGGGGGTTGAAAAAACACCCTCATTTTACTTTCTCcacttctcaaccctccaaattggagaGTTGAGAAgggttcatatttttttatgatgaaaatGCCCTTAGTAGAATAATAAAATGCCCttagtattttgttttattgtgatAAAACATTGTATATTCGTATTTTGATTTATTCCGGTTTAacaataaatagtattttttttcttaaacattattatttttaattaaataataattattttttattattgagtttaTATCTCAAAGGTATCCTATTTTggtaatattgttttatttttattactttaggataacaaatattgaaaacacaagacatatcaaggatattttagtaatattaatacCAACCCTTACTTTCCtttaccttcaatccaaacacaaaaagttaaacaaccTTCCCTTACTTTACTCTTGCCCTAGCATAATATAAGTTCAACCCTTACCTTCCCTTCCTTTACCTTACCTTACCTTACTTTATGAACCTTCCCAAAACTTCATCCAAGCAAGGTCTTAAGGGATGGTTTTATGAGAATActtctgttttttctttttttaaacagagCAGTTGTGGTTGATGTGCTCTAGTagactattcatctttcattctctctttttaatatttacatctTTTCATAGCAgattaataaaaagaagataTCTGGAAAAGTTTGAACACATTGACCCGATCTAATTCTCACAATCGGCTGTTGTGAGCTCAAAAGAGAATGCTTGTTTGTGTTTAGTTGATAGAAAtgacaattaaattataagtcCAGTTTTAgcgcttatttttttaaaaaaacttataacacctagttttatttttaaacttaaattCCTATAGAAAAATTTTTGTGTACATCCAAACACCATTCCGTAGGAATTTTTTCTATAGTAAATTTCACATGAATCATTTTTGAATCCTATatatggaataaaattcctacTATAAAATTTACTATGCATCCAAACATACCCTAAGTGTTGTTAGATACAATAGTGGTCGTAATAAATTCCCAATTAAAGGTATGGACTTGTAACCTAAATTCCATATCACTGGATGAGGGTCTAGGTGATCAAATTCTTAACTTATGTGTACGCTCATATCTTTATATAAGCTTGTCggatttgttaaaaaaaaaaattaaaagtattaccaaaaaatattaattaaaaattttgtcgTGGCAAATgcacaatttatttattttgtaatagtttattttaatgatataCATGTGGTAGTAGaagagtgtatatatatatatatatagtacatatatagagagataaattgaattttaaagTGAATACAGAGAATTTGATTTTACTGAgggtataaatataattatgaaaacttATAGGGGCATATATATAGGGAGTTGTTTAGTTATCTGCAACTAGTTGTAAGTAGCTTAATATAACTAGTTTTACATGTATAATGCTGTTTGGTTTTTTGTGAAAtcaattttacatgtaaaaaattttgtagttttgtgtatttttacaatatttcaacttataacaaaatttgttgtaagttgaaatgcagcaaAACATTTGAGTTAAAATCACCATTCTTTACTCTTCACATTATgcattaaaaagaaatgaaaacttatgaggtaatcaattgttaacataattaaatttttagttatttatgtttaattaaattttattttttatttaaaatataaaaaatttaatttagttttaaatatgaaaatattgtttaatATAGAATTAAAGAATactacatatttttaatttaataaaattatcattaaattaattaattaattatttttcttacatagtgagagttaaattaattattttgaattaatgtttaattatttaagattctcattattatttcggcttagttatttaagtttctaaatattatttttaaatataatcaatactttattaaattaattaattaatttaaaaattaaattaaattaattattttagtttaaattaattttttgaaatgtattaaataattaataatagtacTAAAAAATGGGGGTAATCTCAACCCCTTCACTTACATGgtgatcatatttttttacttatatcaaaccaaacaaataaaaactaaatgcagcattttcagttacagcaaaccaaacagcaatgatgtaaattaaaatgtaacattttcacgtaatttcacttacatgtaatttctgacaacaaaaaaatctataaaaaaataaaaaaattatataaatgaggGGCTTACACACGTGGTTTCAAAATTAATCAGGGTGCTGTAGCAGATGGGACATGGAAAATTGGAAAAaggttaaaaaagaaaaggacaagATTGCCCATCATTGACATGATGCAGACACAACCACCCTTGATCATGTGCTGAGTCAATGGTTATCCACTCTTTTACTTACCACTACCCCCAAATCTGTGTGTCCTCTTCcctttacattattattattattattattattattattattactattagcaaaccccctttctttctttctttcttttggaggAATACTATTAAAAAAGCCCTTGtgtactttatatattttttatatatatatatatatatatatatgacaatcaTCTTATAGACGTCATGATAAAATATCATGACGTTTATCATCAGTTGGATGATGATTCAACGACCAACATTGATAAACAGtaattattgtatatattattatggtaACTATTGTTTATCAATATTGGTCGTTGGATCGAAATCCAACGACTGGTAATAGGCATccatagatttttatttatggatgtCCACATAGGAAtagtcctatatatatatatatatatatatattataaataagcAATAAGTactctcatttaaaaaaataaaaaaatgtacataaacaaaaagaaaactcaaTAAACACATATGTTCCAACTTTATGTAGGCTTTGGGATTGAATTTATGATTTTCtatgaaataaatatcttaGATACGCTATCAATAGTTAAGAGGCTAttggtattttatatatttccctttttcatttgtattttattaaaaatactaaaaataacttATTCTAGTGTAAGTTCATCCTCCGAAAAAGGGCATATAGCTCATTCTAGCGTATTTTTTGTCAAAAGGGTAGGTTGGTATTTTTCAtcctattttgaattttaaaataaaagataaaaaataagaatattgcgaaaaaaataaaaaatttgaaggatcattgagaaaaattaaagttttttcacAATGTATCggtgctttttctttttgtattttttttataatataaatttacttGAATAT comes from Dioscorea cayenensis subsp. rotundata cultivar TDr96_F1 chromosome 15, TDr96_F1_v2_PseudoChromosome.rev07_lg8_w22 25.fasta, whole genome shotgun sequence and encodes:
- the LOC120276978 gene encoding 25.3 kDa vesicle transport protein-like, with translation MVKLTMIARVTDGLPLAEGLDDGRDQKDSEFYKQQAKLLFKNLSKGHNEASRMSLETGPYLFHYIIENRVCYLTMCDRSYPKKLAFQYLEDLKSEFERVNGSQIETAARPYAFIKFDTFIQKTKKLYLDTHTQRNLAKLNDELYEVHQIMTRNVQEVLGVGEKLDQVSEMSSRLTSESRIYADKARDLNRQAFIRKWAPVAIVLGIVLLLFWVRTKIW